A genomic window from Purpureocillium takamizusanense chromosome 2, complete sequence includes:
- the MGS1 gene encoding DNA-dependent ATPase mgs1 (antiSMASH:Cluster_2.4~BUSCO:EOG09261W2O~EggNog:ENOG503NVNB~COG:O) has protein sequence MAVDCPICNKPVKSSEINSHIDSGCVSFIVDKQPTPPQSQSNGAPPPHATPSSSSQKRSAASFFSTPAPKRVLTNDKVLTTPLVVNGVGAAGKKRSFDEGPGAGVAPDPANAMDVEQPTATNGTNGTNGTNGTSGNHDVPPQTESDDGRVVKRTKTQRAAPLAERMRPQTLDEVCGQELVGPNGVLRSLIETNRVPSMILWGGSGTGKTTIARCIAQVVGSRFVELNATSTGVSECKRLFQEAAGDMALTGRKTIIFCDEIHRFNKAQQDVFLKPVEAGTVTLIGATTENPSFKVANALLSRCRTFTLKPLSADDVVAILRRARAAEESVYPPTPLIDDDMMAYLARFSDGDARTALNLLELALSLTAREGVTKEDIKSSLTKTLVYDRGGDQHYDSISAFHKSVRGGDADAALYYLARMLQSGEDPLFVARRMVVIASEDVGLADNTLLPLATAAYTAAQQIGMPEARIPLAHCAVALCLAPKSTRAYRALNNAYAALREPGVAGLPVPLHLRNAPTRLMRDMGYGAEYKYPPNYRDGRVRQAYLPDELLGRRFLEDRDLGTEVDPDLAMDDA, from the coding sequence ATGGCGGTCGACTGCCCCATCTGCAACAAGCCCGTCAAGTCGTCCGAGATCAACAGCCACATCGACTCGGGCTGCGTGAGCTTCATCGTCGACAAgcagcccacgccgccgcagtcgcagagcaatggcgcgccgccgccacacgcgacgccgtcgtcttcgtcgcagAAGcggagcgccgccagcttcttctcgacgcccgcgcccaagcGCGTGCTCACAAACGACAAGGtgctgacgacgccgctggtCGTCAACGgggtcggcgcggcgggcaagAAGAGGAGCTTCGATGAGGGACCCGGGGCTGGTGTGGCGCCCGACCCGGCCAACGCGATggacgtcgagcagccgaCCGCGACGAACGGTACAAATGGGACGAACGGAACGAATGGAACGAGCGGGAACCATGACGTGCCGCCCCAGACCGAGTCCGACGACGGTAGGGTCGTCAAGCGGACCAAGAcgcagcgcgcggcgccgctcgccgagAGGATGCGCCcgcagacgctcgacgaggtgTGCGGGCAGGAGCTCGTGGGCCCCAACGGCGTGCTGCGGTCGCTCATCGAGACGAACCGCGTGCCGTCCATGATCCTCTGGGGCGGGTCGGGcacgggcaagacgacgatTGCGCGGTGCATCGCGCAGGTGGTGGGCAGCCGGTTCGTGGAGCTCAACGCCACGAGCACGGGCGTTTCCGAGTGCAAGCGGCTCTtccaggaggcggcgggcgacatGGCGCTGACGGGGCGCAAGACCATCATCTTCTGCGACGAGATCCACCGCTTCAACAAGGCGCAGCAGGACGTGTTCctcaagcccgtcgaggcTGGCACCGTGACGCTCATCGGCGCCACCACGGAGAACCCGTCCTTCAAGGTCGCCAACGCGCTGctctcgcgctgccgcacctTTACCCTCAAGCCCCTttccgccgacgacgtcgtcgccatcctgcgccgcgcccgcgccgccgaggagtCGGTGtacccgcccacgccgctcatcgacgacgacatgatggccTACCTGGCGCGCttcagcgacggcgacgcccgcacGGCCCTCaacctcctcgagctggcgctgtcgctgacggcgcgcgagggcgtcacCAAGGAGGACATCAAGTCGTCGCTCACCAAGACGCTCGTCtacgaccgcggcggcgaccagcaCTACGACTCCATCTCGGCCTTCCACAAGTCGGTGCGcgggggcgacgccgacgccgccctctaCTACCTCGCCCGCATGCTCCAGTCGGGCGAGGACcccctcttcgtcgcccgccgcatggtcgtcatcgcctccgaggacgtcggcctcgccgacaacaccctcctgcccctcgccaccgccgcctacaccgccgcccagcagaTTGGCATGCCCGAGGCCCGCATCCCCCTCGCCcactgcgccgtcgccctgtGCCTCGCCCCCAAGAGCACCCGCGCCTACCGCGCCCTCAACAACGCCtacgccgccctccgcgagcccggcgtcgccggcctgcccgtGCCCCTGCACCTGCGCAACGCCCCGACCCGCCTCATGCGCGACATGGGCTACGGCGCCGAGTACAAGTACCCGCCCAACtaccgcgacggccgcgtccgccAGGCCTACCTCccggacgagctgctgggccgccgcttcctcgagGATAGGGACCTCGGCACCGAGGTCGACCCAGACCTGGCCATGGACGATGCGTGA
- a CDS encoding uncharacterized protein (antiSMASH:Cluster_2.4~EggNog:ENOG503Q3KU~COG:L), giving the protein MGIKGIYGQLGPGKRVSLAQLAADSIQHQNRPFRIAIDIAIWQFQTQAARGGTNPAIRTLFYRLVRLMGTPVQPVFVFDGPNKPVFKRNKRSGRGDGVATAQAKQLIRLFGFAVHDAPGEAEAECALLQQHGIVDAVLSEDVDTIMFGCTKTLRNWSAEGKTSKTPTHVSLYDVSDPKIAELGLDRQGMVLIALMSGGDYLPDGIPGCGVKVAYEAAKAGFGRSICTLKASDTNGIRDWRESLTHELRTNEQGHFRTKHRALVIPEDFPNIEVLRYYTHPVVSPRSTLDAVRQKVERKQTIHLEALREFTRETFDWDYKIGAIKFIRVLGQALLVQKLSQGEANHDGWVKRISGRRQHFSTDATPELRLAYVPEEVVPIDLSKEVDEVVASGRDGLALNSDDDFGADAESAGVADGARAPKVFDVSKPDLTWVLESVARRFIPDTVRSWEEATAAKIPRKSPAKKTTAAPKPKKGSGMPRGALDGFVRVTKSKAGHDETGRAAELEPGAKATQKSRLKVPPLLRSPSPSKSKQPSRSPKDPGSPKTPRAPTASTTGPETILISSSPAAPPPSLPPSPSPRPRSRGVPNSSHTRDGSPMRSTRVPRSGSQRVDHSRSPKKGREPLRRVASSKRLEDSRYTQLSMDMFATKSSQPSSSQAISSPALALPRPATPENRPGGPPELEEFADSSELDLAPLSALINRQPPSASPSKRRSEGETPTPAEEQSPPPSPSRKKKLLERGAALYRRNEDEWDDDQVERAAPRDRGGPKLPESRGAKASAVRWSDVSIVDLTGDD; this is encoded by the exons ATGGGTATCAAGGG GATTTACGGCCAGCTGGGCCCGGGGAAACGGGTTTCGCTCGCCCAGCTGGCTGCCGACAGCATCCAGCACCAAAACAGACCGTTTCGAATCGCCATCGACATCGCAATATGGCAGTTCCAGACACAGGCCGCCCGAG GTGGCACAAACCCGGCCATTCGAACCCTCTTTtaccgcctcgtccgcctgATGGGGACACCCGTGCAgcccgtcttcgtcttcgaTGGCCCAAACAAGCCCGTTTTCAAGCGAAACAAGCGATCCGGACGAGGTGATGGTGTCGCGACCGCGCAGGCAAAGCAACTGATCCGGCTCTTTGGCTTCGCAGTCCACGACGCCCCGggagaggccgaggccgagtgCGCCCTGCTACAACAGCATGGCATAGTGGACGCCGTCTTGAGCGAAGATGTGGACACAATCATGTTTGGTTGTACAAAGACTCTCCGAAACTGGTCTGCCGAAGGCAAGACCTCGAAAACCCCAACCCACGTATCCCTCTACGACGTGAGCGACCCCAAGATTGCGGAACTTGGCCTCGACCGACAAGGCATGGTCCTCATCGCCCTGATGAGCGGCGGTGACTACCTGCCAGATGGTATCCCGGGCTGTGGCGTGAAGGTGGCTTACGAGGCTGCCAAAGCGGGCTTCGGCAGGTCCATCTGCACACTCAAAGCTTCCGACACCAACGGCATCCGGGACTGGCGAGAGTCGTTGACGCACGAGCTCAGGACAAACGAGCAAGGCCATTTCAGGACAAAACACCGAGCTTTGGTCATTCCCGAAGACTTTCCCAATATTGAGGTTCTCCGATATTACACCCATCCGGTCGTGTCGCCGCGGTCCACGTTGGATGCCGTGCGCCAGAAAGTCGAGAGGAAACAAACGATACACCTCGAGGCTCTGCGCGAGTTTACGCGCGAGACGTTTGACTGGGACTACAAAATCGGCGCGATCAAGTTCATTCGGGTCCTGGGGCAGGCTCTTCTCGTTCAAAAGTTGTCTCAAGGCGAGGCGAACCATGACGGCTGGGTGAAGCGGATATCCGGGCGGCGTCAACACTTTTCGACCGACGCCACACCAGAGCTGCGACTCGCGTACGTTCCCGAAGAGGTTGTGCCGATCGATTTGTCAAAGGAGGTTGACGAGGTTGTTGCTTCCGGACGAGACGGCCTGGCTCTTAatagcgacgacgactttggTGCGGACGCTGAATCTGCCGGTGTCGCTGACGGTGCCAGAGCGCCAAAGGTCTTCGATGTCAGCAAACCAGACTTGACATGGGTTCTGGAGAGCGTGGCAAGGAGGTTTATCCCCGACACGGTTCGGTCTTGGGAGGAGGCCACTGCTGCCAAAATCCCCCGGAAGTCGCCAGCAAAGAAAACTACAGCCGCTCCCAAGCCAAAGAAAGGCTCCGGCATGCCTCGAGGTGCGCTCGATGGTTTTGTACGCGTAACCAAATCTAAAGCGGGACACGACGAGACCGGCCGAGCGGCCGAACTTGAACCTGGGGCGAAGGCTACACAGAAATCAAGGCTCAAGGTCCCGCCTCTCCTTCGATCGCCGTCCCCGAGCAAGAGTAAGCAGCCATCGAGGAGCCCCAAAGACCCTGGCTCACCCAAGACGCCTAGGGCACCTACCGCATCTACAACTGGGCCGGAGACGATTCTCATCTCTTCGAgccctgccgcgccgccaccctcactgcccccctccccatcccctcGGCCACGGTCTCGCGGGGTACCGAATTCCAGTCATACCAGGGATGGTAGCCCGATGCGCTCGACTCGTGTCCCGCGTAGTGGTTCTCAGAGGGTAGACCATAGTCGGAGTCCTAAGAAGGGTAGGGAACCACTCAGAAGGGTAGCCTCATCCAAGAGACTCGAGGATTCGAGATACACACAGCTTTCCATGGATATGTTTGCGACCAAAAGCTCGCAACCGTCATCAAGTCAGGCGAtcagcagcccagccctaGCGCTCCCGCGGCCCGCCACGCCTGAGAACAGGCCTGGAGGTCCACCTGAACTCGAAGAGTTTGCCGATTCTTCTGAGCTGGACCTGGCACCGCTCTCGGCGCTGATAAACCGGCAACCACCATCAGCCTCTCCAAGCAAGCGACGATCAGAGGGCGAGACGCCCACCCCCGCTGAAGAGcaaagcccgccgccaagcccgtcaaggaagaagaaactccttgagcgcggcgccgcgcttTATCGACGCAATGAAGACGAGTGGGATGATGATCAGGTCGAGCGGGCCGCGCCCAGGGATCGTGGAGGGCCAAAGTTGCCGGAATCGCGTGGCGCCAAGGCCAGCGCGGTGAGGTGGAGCGACGTATCCATCGTGGACTTGACTGGCGACGATTGA
- a CDS encoding uncharacterized protein (antiSMASH:Cluster_2.4~EggNog:ENOG503Q3KU~COG:L), with the protein MGIKGIYGQLGPGKRVSLAQLAADSIQHQNRPFRIAIDIAIWQFQTQAARGGTNPAIRTLFYRLVRLMGTPVQPVFVFDGPNKPVFKRNKRSGRGDGVATAQAKQLIRLFGFAVHDAPGEAEAECALLQQHGIVDAVLSEDVDTIMFGCTKTLRNWSAEGKTSKTPTHVSLYDVSDPKIAELGLDRQGMVLIALMSGGDYLPDGIPGCGVKVAYEAAKAGFGRSICTLKASDTNGIRDWRESLTHELRTNEQGHFRTKHRALVIPEDFPNIEVLRYYTHPVVSPRSTLDAVRQKVERKQTIHLEALREFTRETFDWDYKIGAIKFIRVLGQALLVQKLSQGEANHDGWVKRISGRRQHFSTDATPELRLAYVPEEVVPIDLSKEVDEVVASGRDGLALNSDDDFGADAESAGVADGARAPKVFDVSKPDLTWVLESVARRFIPDTVRSWEEATAAKIPRKSPAKKTTAAPKPKKGSGMPRGALDGFVRVTKSKAGHDETGRAAELEPGAKATQKSRLKVPPLLRSPSPSKRHLPHLQLGRRRFSSLRALPRRHPHCPPPHPLGHGLAGYRIPVIPGMVARCARLVSRVVVLRG; encoded by the exons ATGGGTATCAAGGG GATTTACGGCCAGCTGGGCCCGGGGAAACGGGTTTCGCTCGCCCAGCTGGCTGCCGACAGCATCCAGCACCAAAACAGACCGTTTCGAATCGCCATCGACATCGCAATATGGCAGTTCCAGACACAGGCCGCCCGAG GTGGCACAAACCCGGCCATTCGAACCCTCTTTtaccgcctcgtccgcctgATGGGGACACCCGTGCAgcccgtcttcgtcttcgaTGGCCCAAACAAGCCCGTTTTCAAGCGAAACAAGCGATCCGGACGAGGTGATGGTGTCGCGACCGCGCAGGCAAAGCAACTGATCCGGCTCTTTGGCTTCGCAGTCCACGACGCCCCGggagaggccgaggccgagtgCGCCCTGCTACAACAGCATGGCATAGTGGACGCCGTCTTGAGCGAAGATGTGGACACAATCATGTTTGGTTGTACAAAGACTCTCCGAAACTGGTCTGCCGAAGGCAAGACCTCGAAAACCCCAACCCACGTATCCCTCTACGACGTGAGCGACCCCAAGATTGCGGAACTTGGCCTCGACCGACAAGGCATGGTCCTCATCGCCCTGATGAGCGGCGGTGACTACCTGCCAGATGGTATCCCGGGCTGTGGCGTGAAGGTGGCTTACGAGGCTGCCAAAGCGGGCTTCGGCAGGTCCATCTGCACACTCAAAGCTTCCGACACCAACGGCATCCGGGACTGGCGAGAGTCGTTGACGCACGAGCTCAGGACAAACGAGCAAGGCCATTTCAGGACAAAACACCGAGCTTTGGTCATTCCCGAAGACTTTCCCAATATTGAGGTTCTCCGATATTACACCCATCCGGTCGTGTCGCCGCGGTCCACGTTGGATGCCGTGCGCCAGAAAGTCGAGAGGAAACAAACGATACACCTCGAGGCTCTGCGCGAGTTTACGCGCGAGACGTTTGACTGGGACTACAAAATCGGCGCGATCAAGTTCATTCGGGTCCTGGGGCAGGCTCTTCTCGTTCAAAAGTTGTCTCAAGGCGAGGCGAACCATGACGGCTGGGTGAAGCGGATATCCGGGCGGCGTCAACACTTTTCGACCGACGCCACACCAGAGCTGCGACTCGCGTACGTTCCCGAAGAGGTTGTGCCGATCGATTTGTCAAAGGAGGTTGACGAGGTTGTTGCTTCCGGACGAGACGGCCTGGCTCTTAatagcgacgacgactttggTGCGGACGCTGAATCTGCCGGTGTCGCTGACGGTGCCAGAGCGCCAAAGGTCTTCGATGTCAGCAAACCAGACTTGACATGGGTTCTGGAGAGCGTGGCAAGGAGGTTTATCCCCGACACGGTTCGGTCTTGGGAGGAGGCCACTGCTGCCAAAATCCCCCGGAAGTCGCCAGCAAAGAAAACTACAGCCGCTCCCAAGCCAAAGAAAGGCTCCGGCATGCCTCGAGGTGCGCTCGATGGTTTTGTACGCGTAACCAAATCTAAAGCGGGACACGACGAGACCGGCCGAGCGGCCGAACTTGAACCTGGGGCGAAGGCTACACAGAAATCAAGGCTCAAGGTCCCGCCTCTCCTTCGATCGCCGTCCCCGAGCAAGA GGCACCTACCGCATCTACAACTGGGCCGGAGACGATTCTCATCTCTTCGAgccctgccgcgccgccaccctcactgcccccctccccatcccctcGGCCACGGTCTCGCGGGGTACCGAATTCCAGTCATACCAGGGATGGTAGCCCGATGCGCTCGACTCGTGTCCCGCGTAGTGGTTCTCAGAGGGTAG